One window from the genome of Paraclostridium sordellii encodes:
- the buk gene encoding butyrate kinase yields the protein MEKKFKILTINPGSTSTKIAVFDNEELLFEKTLRHTSEEISKYQKISDQFEFRKKVIEDALKEGGISTSELDAVVGRGGLLKPITGGTYSVDDEMIEDLKVGILGEHASNLGGLIAKEIGDSVGIPSYIVDPVVVDELNDVARISGMPEITRKSIFHALNQKATARRAAKDLNKKYEDCNFIVAHMGGGISVGAHLKGSVIDVANALDGEGPFSPERSGGLPVGDLVKMCFSGEYTQEDIKKRIKGNGGLVAYLNTNDGREVESMIEEGNEKAKIVYEAMAYQVAKEIGACAAVLNGEVDAVLLTGGIAYSKMFTNMIIDRIKFVAQAKVYPGEDEMIALAQGGLRVLMKEEEAKIYGKELALANTL from the coding sequence ATGGAGAAAAAATTTAAAATCTTAACAATAAATCCGGGATCAACATCAACTAAGATAGCTGTTTTTGATAATGAAGAATTATTATTTGAAAAAACACTAAGACACACTTCAGAAGAAATAAGCAAATATCAAAAAATATCAGACCAATTTGAATTCAGAAAGAAAGTAATAGAAGATGCTTTAAAAGAAGGCGGAATAAGTACATCAGAATTAGATGCTGTAGTAGGAAGAGGGGGGCTTTTAAAGCCTATAACAGGTGGTACATACAGTGTAGATGATGAAATGATAGAAGACCTAAAAGTGGGAATTTTAGGAGAACATGCATCAAATCTAGGTGGATTAATAGCTAAAGAAATAGGAGATAGTGTAGGAATACCTTCATATATAGTGGATCCAGTTGTTGTAGATGAATTAAATGATGTAGCTAGAATATCAGGCATGCCTGAGATAACTAGAAAAAGTATATTCCATGCTTTAAATCAAAAAGCTACAGCAAGACGAGCAGCTAAAGATTTAAATAAAAAATATGAGGATTGTAACTTTATAGTTGCTCATATGGGTGGAGGAATATCTGTTGGAGCTCATTTAAAGGGTTCTGTCATAGATGTAGCTAATGCTTTAGATGGAGAAGGTCCATTCTCACCTGAGAGAAGTGGAGGTCTTCCAGTTGGAGATTTAGTTAAAATGTGCTTTAGTGGAGAATACACACAAGAAGATATAAAGAAAAGAATAAAAGGAAATGGTGGATTAGTAGCATACTTAAATACTAATGATGGTAGAGAAGTAGAATCTATGATAGAAGAAGGAAATGAGAAAGCTAAAATAGTATATGAAGCTATGGCTTATCAAGTTGCAAAAGAAATAGGAGCTTGTGCAGCTGTTTTAAATGGAGAAGTGGATGCAGTTTTATTAACAGGTGGAATTGCATATTCAAAGATGTTTACTAACATGATAATAGATAGAATAAAATTTGTAGCTCAGGCAAAGGTTTACCCAGGCGAAGATGAGATGATTGCTCTAGCTCAAGGTGGACTTAGAGTTTTAATGAAAGAAGAAGAAGCTAAAATATATGGTAAAGAATTAGCATTAGCTAATACT